A window of the Syntrophothermus lipocalidus DSM 12680 genome harbors these coding sequences:
- a CDS encoding TetR/AcrR family transcriptional regulator — translation MDKSPPQDTGKKKKLFEAAARLFAEKGFEKTTVDEIAEAAAVAKGTVYYYFKGKEDIFLFLIDEAMAILKQRLNRALAGIEEETPAILEKLVQVHLAFFTDYWDVCRVILAEAWGSLDRQQRLQELLTEYYALIGGYFLRGMEEGAIRRQDPEVLAVAFFGMTAVTALHFLGKPTPVDWNDIENRLCALFFGGAKP, via the coding sequence ATGGACAAGAGCCCGCCCCAAGACACGGGAAAGAAAAAGAAGCTGTTTGAAGCGGCAGCCCGCCTGTTTGCCGAAAAAGGATTTGAAAAAACCACGGTCGACGAGATCGCCGAAGCCGCAGCCGTGGCTAAAGGTACAGTCTATTATTACTTCAAGGGAAAGGAAGATATCTTCCTCTTTCTCATCGACGAAGCGATGGCCATCCTGAAGCAACGACTAAACCGAGCTCTGGCCGGAATCGAAGAAGAAACCCCTGCCATACTGGAAAAGCTGGTCCAGGTCCACCTGGCTTTCTTCACAGACTACTGGGATGTATGCCGGGTCATCCTGGCCGAAGCCTGGGGATCGCTAGACCGCCAGCAGAGGCTCCAGGAGCTCTTGACCGAGTATTATGCCCTAATCGGTGGGTATTTCTTGCGGGGAATGGAAGAGGGCGCCATACGCCGACAAGATCCCGAAGTCCTCGCCGTCGCCTTTTTCGGCATGACCGCAGTAACCGCCCTGCATTTTCTGGGCAAGCCCACTCCTGTCGACTGGAACGACATCGAAAACCGGCTTTGTGCCCTTTTCTTTGGCGGGGCAAAACCGTAA
- a CDS encoding iron-containing alcohol dehydrogenase — MMKFGFYNPTRLIFGAGSLAQLEKAVRPYGKKALLVIGGGSVKKSGAFDQAVASLKAAGVSVVEFSGVEPNPRLSTVVRAAELAKKEACDVVIGMGGGSVMDTSKVIAASVLYEGHPRDMLVRAGKVPRLPERALPIITVPTLAATGSEMNNGAVITIDDEGEKLKTFVKAEVLYPRVAVVDPELTVTVPKNHTAFGVCDIITHVTEGYFNGIDGTPLQDRFAEGVILTVLEWGPKAVRDGSDLEARTQVQWASIVALNGWVQVGTNYIAPVHMIEHTLSALYDIPHGAGLAVVNLAWMRFAARFRPDRFAKFAQHIFGLAATGKDDLSLAMEGIDRFEEFLRSIGCPTRLSELGIGEITKEMLFGYAEETLKVLRDEEGRLPGRPPLRKEDIVEILRMAM; from the coding sequence ATGATGAAATTTGGATTTTATAATCCAACCCGGCTCATCTTTGGTGCGGGTTCGCTGGCGCAGTTAGAAAAAGCGGTACGTCCGTATGGTAAAAAAGCACTGCTCGTCATTGGCGGAGGAAGTGTAAAGAAAAGCGGAGCATTTGACCAAGCGGTAGCAAGTCTCAAAGCAGCGGGTGTTTCAGTGGTGGAATTCTCTGGTGTTGAGCCAAACCCACGTCTGTCAACTGTGGTGCGCGCTGCAGAGCTGGCAAAAAAAGAAGCATGTGATGTGGTTATAGGCATGGGTGGCGGTAGCGTCATGGACACCTCAAAAGTAATTGCAGCCTCAGTCCTTTATGAAGGACATCCCAGGGATATGCTTGTGCGGGCAGGGAAAGTGCCCAGGCTGCCAGAGCGAGCTCTCCCCATTATCACTGTTCCTACCCTGGCGGCAACTGGCTCGGAAATGAACAACGGTGCGGTGATCACAATTGACGATGAAGGAGAAAAGCTAAAAACATTTGTTAAGGCCGAGGTTCTCTATCCTCGTGTGGCAGTGGTGGATCCTGAACTTACGGTGACAGTGCCCAAGAACCACACAGCTTTCGGGGTTTGCGACATAATAACCCATGTGACAGAGGGTTATTTTAACGGTATAGACGGGACTCCTCTTCAGGACAGATTTGCCGAGGGAGTGATTCTTACTGTCTTGGAGTGGGGACCAAAGGCGGTTAGAGATGGAAGTGACCTGGAAGCGCGCACTCAGGTGCAGTGGGCGTCGATAGTTGCCCTGAACGGCTGGGTTCAGGTTGGTACAAATTATATAGCACCGGTTCACATGATCGAGCATACACTTTCCGCGCTCTACGATATCCCCCATGGAGCAGGGCTGGCAGTCGTGAACCTGGCCTGGATGCGCTTTGCTGCAAGATTCCGTCCCGACCGGTTTGCCAAATTTGCTCAGCATATTTTTGGCCTTGCGGCAACGGGCAAAGACGACTTGAGCCTGGCTATGGAGGGTATTGATAGGTTTGAAGAGTTTTTGCGTTCCATAGGGTGTCCTACACGCCTGTCGGAATTGGGCATTGGAGAAATTACCAAGGAAATGCTTTTCGGTTATGCGGAAGAGACGCTGAAAGTGCTTCGGGATGAAGAAGGAAGGCTTCCAGGTCGTCCCCCTCTGCGAAAGGAAGATATTGTAGAAATACTGCGTATGGCAATGTAA
- a CDS encoding transposase — translation MTGVKSPGHEGARPRPFPGVSGPIPAGSGIPPRACAEPAAKIYDYVRSYYSHTGSPSVDPVVIFKMALLGYLYGIISERKLAEECRLNLAFMWFLGYDLDETPPDHSILSKARVRFGREVYEQFFRHIVQVCQEQGLIQGEKVFVDATVMQVNASLDSLVKGRFYHEQEKTVKEYPDEVW, via the coding sequence CTGACGGGCGTAAAATCCCCGGGTCATGAGGGGGCTAGGCCTCGACCATTTCCGGGTGTCTCAGGTCCCATACCGGCCGGTAGCGGAATCCCACCCCGCGCATGTGCGGAACCTGCAGCAAAAATTTACGACTACGTCCGTTCGTACTACAGCCATACCGGTTCTCCCTCTGTAGACCCGGTTGTTATTTTCAAGATGGCTCTGCTCGGATACCTGTACGGGATAATCAGCGAGAGGAAACTTGCCGAAGAGTGTCGGTTAAATTTAGCGTTTATGTGGTTTCTTGGATACGACCTGGACGAAACACCACCTGACCACAGCATTCTTTCCAAAGCTCGGGTTCGTTTTGGAAGAGAGGTTTACGAACAGTTCTTCCGACACATTGTCCAAGTATGCCAGGAGCAAGGATTAATCCAAGGCGAAAAAGTGTTCGTAGATGCTACCGTCATGCAAGTTAATGCTTCCTTGGACTCCTTAGTAAAGGGTAGATTTTATCATGAACAGGAAAAGACGGTAAAAGAATATCCGGACGAAGTTTGGTAG
- a CDS encoding ABC transporter permease has translation MRLRALAGIAYAETLCLLRNRTLTVIFIAVPLLMLIFLGGVYRDQVIVHIPTVILDLDRSPMSREIIQAIKANPSLEVVGYAADYEQTQSWLKEEKARVAVVIPENLDRRAGRGEPARILTIIDGSNMVFTNIATSATGDVINELAATLRSRLLLSRGLLTVQVQRILTAVQFPVTARYNPAYNYAFFLLFGMAFYILQQTYLLGVATTISREREMGTWVQYRALPYGYGLICAGKLLPYLLTALAQAGLILLGGACLYRLPVHGSAWLLALTTAVFLVTVGLFGILVSALTAKINSVRFTMVMAMPSFILSGFTWPLDAMHPVARIIGECLPLTWYLQAFQTITMKGAGWSAISPYVVNLALISLVCGVLAALALKITDRYLVQCPLSATCNSEQEVFKVQSLRNIASVAYLEWLAITRDKFIIMVLFAATAFYLTLFGLAYCAGILTEIPVAVVDRDHSPASRELVRMLEAHPRMAIVFYPDTIREMDRALDENRVRAAVVIPEDFEKSLTRGDPARVQVIIDGCNLIYAYNLRKAAAEVNRSVGAELMSKTMLGAGLEPDQAEDVLKSIQFVSESRYNPTYNYTYFLFLLLVVIAVQQTCLLGEGLTLAREKEDNTWVHFAMSGLSNAQIFWGKVIPYYLVLLANGGLALAGSHLFLGLPVHGNIFLLWLALALFGLAVVGLGYALSGVFRDTVQATTVICLFNLPMALATGFTWPHQSMAAWVRYFGYLCPATWMTHAARAITMKSAGLNEVLTDILVLAIMAVVFVGLAVLSTCRIRNVQWQQYDEPD, from the coding sequence ATGCGGCTGCGTGCTTTGGCAGGAATTGCCTATGCGGAAACCTTGTGCCTGCTGCGTAACCGGACGCTGACCGTGATCTTCATCGCAGTTCCTCTTTTGATGCTAATATTTTTAGGCGGTGTCTACCGCGATCAGGTCATTGTCCACATCCCCACCGTTATCCTGGATCTCGATCGCAGTCCCATGAGCCGGGAAATAATCCAAGCCATCAAAGCCAATCCGTCCCTCGAGGTGGTCGGTTACGCCGCCGATTATGAACAAACCCAATCCTGGCTCAAAGAAGAAAAAGCCCGGGTGGCGGTCGTTATCCCCGAGAACCTGGACCGCCGGGCGGGGCGGGGAGAACCTGCCCGCATCCTGACCATCATCGATGGGAGCAACATGGTTTTCACCAACATCGCCACTTCAGCCACCGGGGACGTGATAAACGAGCTGGCCGCCACCCTGCGCAGCAGGCTTCTCCTTTCCCGGGGGCTTTTGACCGTGCAGGTTCAACGCATCCTCACAGCGGTGCAGTTTCCTGTTACCGCCCGCTACAACCCGGCTTACAACTACGCCTTCTTCCTCCTTTTCGGCATGGCTTTTTACATCCTCCAGCAGACTTACCTCCTGGGAGTGGCTACTACCATTTCCCGGGAAAGGGAAATGGGAACTTGGGTGCAGTACCGCGCCTTGCCCTACGGCTACGGTCTCATCTGCGCGGGTAAGCTGCTGCCTTACCTGTTGACAGCCCTGGCACAGGCGGGGCTCATCCTCCTGGGCGGGGCCTGCCTGTACCGCCTTCCGGTACACGGTTCGGCCTGGCTCCTGGCCTTAACCACCGCGGTTTTCCTGGTAACCGTCGGGCTATTTGGCATCCTGGTTTCAGCCTTGACCGCTAAAATAAACTCAGTTCGGTTCACGATGGTAATGGCCATGCCCTCTTTTATACTGTCGGGGTTTACCTGGCCGTTGGACGCCATGCATCCCGTAGCCCGGATAATCGGGGAGTGCCTGCCCCTGACCTGGTATCTTCAGGCTTTCCAAACCATCACCATGAAGGGAGCTGGCTGGAGTGCCATCAGCCCTTATGTCGTCAACCTGGCTCTCATCAGCCTGGTCTGTGGCGTCCTGGCGGCTTTAGCCCTGAAAATAACCGACCGTTACCTGGTTCAATGCCCTCTGTCGGCAACCTGTAATTCCGAGCAGGAGGTTTTTAAAGTGCAATCCCTGCGTAACATAGCAAGCGTAGCATACCTGGAGTGGCTGGCAATCACCCGCGACAAGTTTATAATAATGGTGCTCTTTGCTGCTACCGCTTTCTACTTGACCCTGTTCGGCCTGGCTTACTGTGCCGGCATTCTAACGGAAATCCCCGTGGCAGTGGTGGACCGGGATCACAGCCCCGCCAGCCGCGAGCTGGTCCGCATGCTGGAAGCCCATCCCCGCATGGCCATCGTTTTTTATCCCGATACGATTCGGGAAATGGACCGGGCTCTCGATGAAAACCGCGTTCGAGCCGCGGTAGTCATCCCCGAAGACTTTGAAAAATCTCTGACCAGAGGCGATCCGGCGCGGGTTCAGGTGATCATAGACGGGTGCAACCTGATCTATGCGTACAACCTTCGCAAAGCGGCGGCCGAGGTGAACCGTTCGGTAGGAGCCGAACTGATGTCCAAGACCATGCTCGGGGCTGGCCTGGAACCGGATCAGGCCGAAGACGTTCTCAAATCTATTCAATTCGTCTCGGAGTCGCGGTATAACCCCACGTACAACTATACCTATTTCCTTTTCCTGCTGCTCGTCGTCATCGCGGTCCAGCAAACCTGCCTCTTAGGAGAAGGCCTCACCCTTGCCCGCGAAAAAGAGGATAACACGTGGGTCCATTTTGCCATGTCTGGCTTGAGCAATGCCCAGATATTCTGGGGCAAGGTCATTCCCTACTACCTGGTGCTGTTGGCCAACGGCGGCCTGGCCTTGGCCGGTTCGCATCTTTTTCTGGGGCTGCCCGTGCACGGCAATATATTCCTTTTGTGGCTGGCCTTGGCCCTGTTTGGCCTGGCCGTAGTAGGCCTGGGCTACGCCCTTTCCGGCGTCTTCCGCGACACCGTACAGGCCACCACTGTCATTTGCCTCTTCAACCTGCCTATGGCTCTGGCTACCGGATTCACCTGGCCGCACCAGAGCATGGCCGCCTGGGTTCGGTATTTCGGATACTTATGCCCTGCCACCTGGATGACCCACGCCGCCCGTGCCATAACCATGAAATCGGCAGGCTTGAACGAGGTATTGACCGACATCCTGGTTCTGGCTATCATGGCAGTGGTGTTCGTTGGCCTGGCTGTACTCTCTACCTGCAGGATAAGGAATGTCCAGTGGCAGCAGTACGACGAACCGGACTGA